A single Bacteroidota bacterium DNA region contains:
- a CDS encoding PUR family DNA/RNA-binding protein yields MDGSENNERTEIFSKAVRAGKRTYFFDVKATKGNDYYLTVTESKKRFSDDGKFHYEKHKLFLYKEDFEKFSEGLNEAIDKIKTLQGEPAEETDDSERTSYTRPERSSEDTKTDTDFTNVDFEDLDK; encoded by the coding sequence ATGGATGGATCAGAAAATAATGAAAGGACAGAAATTTTTTCAAAAGCAGTTAGAGCGGGTAAAAGAACTTATTTTTTTGATGTAAAGGCAACAAAAGGAAATGATTACTATCTAACAGTTACTGAGAGTAAAAAAAGATTTAGTGATGATGGAAAGTTTCACTATGAAAAACATAAATTGTTTCTATATAAAGAAGATTTTGAAAAATTTTCAGAAGGACTTAATGAGGCAATCGATAAAATAAAAACACTACAAGGTGAACCAGCAGAAGAAACTGATGATTCAGAAAGAACTTCCTATACCAGACCCGAGAGAAGCTCAGAGGATACAAAAACGGACACAGATTTCACCAATGTTGACTTCGAAGACCTTGATAAATAG
- a CDS encoding ABC transporter ATP-binding protein, translating into MKSLKYLNKYFLKYRFRFLFGTLFVIISNLFAVYAPQVIRHTFDLVKETYDVFIMFEGFALQSSLIDFFAKTAFFLGMLYISLAIFRGVFLFLMRQTLIVMSRHIEYDLKNEIFNHYQNLSLSFYKKNNTGDLMNRISEDVSRVRMYFGPAIMYSINLITLFVLVITAMLTVNPKLTFYVLLPLPFLSFAIYFVSSVINKKSEAVQRQLSRLSTFTQEAFSGIRVLKAYNREAFSANEFDRESEIYKEKSMGLVKTNALFFPFMMLLIGLSTLLTVFIGGMEAIAGNISIGNIAEFIVYVNLLTWPVAAVGWVTSIIQRAAASQQRINEFLHTSSDISAPDVPPISIKGKIEFNNVSFRFSQSTPFVLKNISLSILPGQTIAIVGKTGSGKSTMANLITRLYDVTEGELLIDEKPIKKINLNSLRSSIGYVPQDVFLFSDTIANNIAFGERVDDSDMELIENAAKSAVIYDNIMAFPKGFNTLLGERGITLSGGQKQRVSIARAIIKKPSILIFDDCFSAVDTETEEKILNNLKDIIREKSCIIVSHRVSTVKHADKIIVLEDGRIIEEGNHQALIQEKGTYFELYQKQLLEELKN; encoded by the coding sequence GTGAAATCATTAAAATACCTGAATAAATACTTTCTCAAATACCGGTTCAGATTTTTATTCGGAACCCTGTTTGTAATAATTTCCAATTTATTCGCTGTTTATGCTCCCCAGGTAATAAGGCATACCTTTGATCTTGTAAAAGAAACGTATGATGTATTTATAATGTTTGAGGGCTTTGCACTGCAAAGTTCCCTAATAGATTTCTTTGCAAAAACAGCTTTTTTCCTGGGCATGCTCTATATTAGTCTGGCTATTTTTCGCGGAGTGTTTTTATTTTTAATGCGTCAAACACTCATTGTTATGTCAAGGCATATTGAATACGACTTGAAAAATGAAATTTTCAACCATTACCAGAATCTGAGTTTGTCCTTTTATAAAAAAAACAACACCGGAGATTTAATGAATCGCATAAGTGAGGATGTAAGCAGGGTGAGAATGTATTTTGGTCCTGCAATTATGTATTCCATTAATTTAATCACCCTTTTTGTTCTTGTAATTACGGCAATGCTAACTGTAAACCCTAAATTAACTTTTTATGTTCTGCTTCCATTGCCTTTTCTATCCTTTGCCATTTATTTTGTAAGTTCTGTAATCAATAAAAAGAGTGAAGCAGTTCAGCGCCAGTTAAGCCGCTTATCCACATTCACACAGGAAGCATTCTCGGGCATAAGGGTTTTAAAAGCATATAACAGGGAAGCATTTTCAGCCAATGAATTTGACAGGGAAAGTGAAATATACAAGGAAAAATCAATGGGGCTGGTAAAAACAAACGCTCTTTTTTTCCCATTTATGATGCTTTTAATTGGATTAAGTACCTTGCTCACTGTATTTATAGGGGGAATGGAAGCAATAGCAGGTAATATTTCCATAGGCAATATTGCTGAATTCATTGTTTATGTAAACCTCTTAACCTGGCCCGTTGCTGCGGTAGGATGGGTAACATCCATTATACAAAGGGCTGCAGCATCACAACAAAGAATCAATGAATTTCTCCATACAAGCTCCGATATTTCAGCTCCTGATGTTCCACCTATAAGTATAAAGGGAAAAATAGAATTTAATAATGTAAGTTTTCGCTTTTCCCAATCAACGCCTTTTGTGTTAAAAAATATTTCACTGTCTATTTTACCAGGTCAAACAATTGCCATTGTAGGAAAAACAGGATCGGGAAAATCAACAATGGCAAATCTGATTACCCGTTTGTATGATGTAACAGAAGGCGAACTATTGATAGATGAAAAACCCATAAAAAAAATAAATTTAAATTCTTTACGAAGCAGTATTGGTTATGTTCCCCAGGATGTATTTTTATTTTCTGATACAATTGCAAACAATATAGCATTTGGAGAAAGGGTGGATGATTCCGATATGGAATTAATAGAAAATGCTGCAAAAAGTGCAGTTATTTATGATAATATTATGGCATTTCCAAAAGGATTTAACACTTTGCTTGGGGAAAGAGGAATAACCTTATCAGGGGGTCAAAAACAAAGGGTATCAATTGCCAGGGCAATTATTAAAAAACCTTCCATTCTTATTTTCGATGATTGCTTTTCGGCAGTGGATACTGAAACTGAGGAAAAAATTCTAAATAACCTAAAGGACATTATCAGGGAAAAATCATGTATAATAGTTAGCCATAGGGTTTCCACTGTAAAGCATGCAGATAAAATCATAGTACTTGAGGATGGCCGAATTATTGAGGAAGGAAATCATCAGGCATTAATTCAGGAGAAGGGTACCTATTTTGAACTTTACCAGAAGCAGCTGCTTGAGGAACTCAAAAACTAG
- a CDS encoding Glu/Leu/Phe/Val dehydrogenase — MSLIQEINQPSIIDNPVIQRMSLHDHEQVIFCQDQATGLKAIIAIHNTVLGPALGGTRMWNYENETAALNDVLRLSRGMTYKASITGLNLGGGKAVIIGDSRKDKSEALMRRFGKFVNSLGGKYITAEDVGISTRDMEYVNMETDHVSGLPESMGGSGDPSPVTAYGVYMGMKAAAQEKWGSDSLAGKKVTVQGIGHVGESLVEYLSKENAKVYVCDIYKDSLQKVVKQFNAEVVHVEEFYDMEMDIYAPCALGATINNDTLNRLKCSIIAGAANNQLADEKIHGEMVMKKGILYAPDFLINAGGLINVYSELEGYNRERSMARAENIYHTTLEIFKMSKFENIPTYQAANRLAEQRIESMGKVKLSF; from the coding sequence ATGTCCTTAATACAAGAAATTAACCAGCCTTCAATAATTGATAATCCAGTTATTCAGCGTATGTCACTTCATGACCATGAACAGGTTATTTTCTGTCAGGACCAGGCAACTGGTTTAAAAGCTATTATTGCCATTCACAATACTGTACTAGGGCCTGCTTTAGGTGGTACACGTATGTGGAATTACGAAAATGAAACTGCTGCGCTTAATGATGTTCTTAGGTTATCAAGAGGTATGACTTATAAAGCATCTATCACAGGATTAAACCTTGGAGGTGGTAAAGCTGTAATTATTGGTGATTCAAGAAAAGATAAATCAGAGGCCTTAATGCGCAGGTTTGGAAAATTCGTTAACAGCCTTGGAGGAAAGTATATTACGGCTGAGGATGTTGGAATAAGCACAAGAGATATGGAGTACGTGAATATGGAAACTGATCACGTTTCAGGCCTTCCTGAATCTATGGGTGGAAGTGGTGATCCATCTCCTGTTACTGCTTATGGTGTGTATATGGGTATGAAAGCAGCTGCTCAGGAAAAGTGGGGATCAGACAGTCTTGCAGGTAAAAAAGTTACTGTTCAAGGAATTGGACATGTTGGTGAAAGCCTTGTTGAATATCTTTCCAAAGAAAATGCAAAAGTATATGTTTGTGATATTTACAAGGATAGCCTGCAAAAAGTTGTGAAGCAATTTAATGCTGAAGTTGTTCATGTGGAAGAATTTTATGACATGGAAATGGATATTTATGCTCCTTGTGCTTTAGGCGCAACCATTAACAACGATACCCTTAACCGCTTGAAATGTTCCATTATAGCAGGTGCAGCAAATAACCAGCTTGCCGATGAAAAAATTCATGGGGAAATGGTGATGAAAAAAGGCATTTTATATGCTCCTGATTTTCTTATCAATGCAGGTGGACTGATAAATGTGTATTCAGAACTTGAAGGGTATAACCGCGAAAGATCAATGGCAAGGGCAGAAAATATTTATCACACTACTCTTGAAATTTTCAAAATGTCAAAATTTGAAAATATTCCAACTTATCAGGCTGCTAATAGATTGGCAGAGCAGAGAATAGAATCAATGGGAAAAGTAAAGCTTTCTTTTTAA
- the nusB gene encoding transcription antitermination factor NusB, protein MLSRRQLRSKCLQALYAYFQSDNTNIATGEKELIHSIDKVYDLYLYQLSLLMEVVAFADLKLQDAKQKRLPTPENLNPNTKFVDNKLIAKLKINRQLQQALAKNKISWTHEKEYVENLFQEIKKSPEYDLYINSGENSFDEDKNFIIKAFKKHIAESELVEQYFEEKSIYWSDDIELVDSMVVKTFKSFSESSDEFHPVLKLYNDEEEDKEYVLQLFRKAIIHSGEYEKIIAEKTQNWEVERIALMDILIMKMAICELLNFSSIPVKVTLNEYIDISKRFSTPKSKVFVNGILDKLIADFKAMNKIIKTGRGLLE, encoded by the coding sequence ATGTTGAGTAGAAGACAGTTACGGAGCAAATGCTTGCAGGCTTTATATGCCTATTTTCAATCAGATAATACAAATATTGCCACCGGGGAAAAGGAACTTATACACAGCATTGATAAAGTTTATGATTTATACCTCTACCAGCTTTCTTTATTAATGGAAGTGGTTGCTTTTGCTGATTTGAAATTGCAGGATGCCAAACAAAAAAGACTTCCTACACCTGAGAACCTAAATCCAAATACAAAATTTGTTGACAATAAACTTATTGCTAAGCTTAAAATAAACCGACAACTTCAGCAGGCCCTTGCTAAAAACAAAATAAGTTGGACTCATGAAAAGGAGTATGTGGAAAATTTATTCCAGGAGATAAAAAAATCCCCTGAATATGATTTATACATTAACTCTGGAGAAAATTCTTTTGATGAAGATAAAAATTTCATTATTAAGGCCTTTAAAAAACACATTGCTGAATCAGAACTTGTAGAGCAATATTTTGAGGAAAAAAGTATTTACTGGTCCGATGATATTGAACTGGTTGATAGCATGGTTGTAAAAACCTTTAAATCCTTCAGCGAATCCAGTGATGAATTCCATCCTGTTTTAAAATTGTATAATGATGAGGAGGAGGATAAAGAATACGTACTTCAATTATTCAGAAAAGCCATTATTCACAGTGGCGAATATGAAAAAATAATTGCTGAGAAAACCCAGAATTGGGAAGTAGAGCGGATTGCGCTTATGGATATTTTAATTATGAAAATGGCCATTTGTGAACTGTTGAATTTTTCCTCCATACCGGTAAAGGTGACATTAAATGAATACATCGATATCTCTAAAAGGTTCAGCACGCCAAAAAGCAAGGTTTTTGTTAATGGTATTCTTGATAAATTAATTGCTGATTTTAAAGCAATGAATAAAATAATAAAAACAGGAAGAGGTTTATTAGAATAA
- a CDS encoding DUF1573 domain-containing protein: MNHLRAKIVAICLGALFIVSCEQDKTSGDQKITTDLINIPVNANGITDTINVPSFNFESTAYDFGVITQGEKISFSYKFINSGKTNLIITSAKGSCGCTVPEYPKKPIPPNGEGKIEVVFDSDGKSGKQNKTVTLLANTYPATTVLNLTGEIIAPNVGINK, encoded by the coding sequence ATGAACCATTTAAGAGCTAAAATAGTAGCAATATGCCTTGGGGCATTATTTATTGTTTCCTGTGAGCAGGATAAAACTTCCGGAGATCAAAAAATCACTACCGATCTTATTAATATTCCGGTAAATGCCAATGGAATAACCGATACCATAAACGTTCCTTCTTTTAATTTTGAAAGTACAGCCTATGATTTTGGCGTTATTACCCAGGGAGAGAAAATTTCTTTTTCTTATAAATTTATTAACTCGGGGAAAACCAACCTGATAATTACCTCTGCAAAAGGCAGCTGTGGTTGTACTGTTCCTGAATATCCTAAAAAACCAATTCCTCCAAATGGGGAAGGCAAAATTGAAGTGGTTTTTGACAGTGATGGAAAATCCGGGAAACAAAACAAAACTGTTACATTGCTTGCAAATACCTATCCAGCCACAACTGTATTAAATTTAACAGGTGAAATTATTGCTCCAAATGTTGGAATTAATAAATAA
- the yajC gene encoding preprotein translocase subunit YajC: protein MTNLVSILLMNQEEGGGFMSLLPLVLIVIVFYFFMIRPQLKKAKDQKKFREAIKKGDKVITIGGIHAKIVDVHETTFTIEVEGGTKMKIEKSAVSMDAASIMGQK, encoded by the coding sequence ATGACAAATTTAGTAAGCATATTATTGATGAATCAGGAAGAAGGCGGAGGATTTATGTCTTTATTGCCATTAGTGCTAATTGTAATCGTATTTTATTTTTTTATGATCAGGCCTCAGTTGAAAAAAGCAAAGGATCAGAAAAAATTCAGAGAAGCTATTAAAAAAGGCGATAAAGTAATTACCATTGGTGGTATTCATGCTAAAATTGTTGATGTACATGAAACAACCTTTACAATTGAAGTTGAAGGTGGTACTAAAATGAAAATAGAGAAAAGTGCTGTTTCTATGGATGCTGCCTCTATTATGGGACAGAAATAG
- a CDS encoding YbbR-like domain-containing protein — protein MNVSLLKLIKSLKGGEKLKINRRFSAFLICLIVAAVFWFLMALSKNYNALISLPVVYQNLPENKIITSRLPKTISIELNALGFHLLGYQLKFYSDTVFVDVENLSLKETEGNYEAKLSTSSKLHRISRQFSQEIRVNRILPDTIYFTFGDKKSKEVPINLNKIISFEKQYRLRDRIIFSPASIKITGLDKLVDGVEFFDTDSLILYQLNQTLTIQLPLKIPEGYSSLEFSAKSVNVTIPVEKYTEASVEIPIEMVNLPNDMAIKIFPEKVKISYVVGFGDFDKVNSQMFSAQVDYLKRDNTNRLAVEISRHPDFVQVLKKQPLKVEYLILKK, from the coding sequence TTGAATGTAAGCCTTTTAAAACTTATTAAAAGCCTAAAGGGCGGTGAAAAGCTGAAAATCAATAGACGATTTTCGGCTTTTCTTATTTGTTTGATTGTGGCTGCTGTTTTTTGGTTTCTAATGGCATTGTCTAAAAATTACAATGCTTTGATCAGCTTACCAGTGGTTTATCAAAACCTTCCTGAAAATAAAATAATAACCAGCAGATTGCCCAAAACCATTTCAATCGAATTAAATGCCCTGGGATTTCACCTTCTTGGATATCAACTCAAGTTTTACAGTGATACTGTTTTTGTTGATGTTGAAAATTTAAGCTTAAAGGAAACAGAAGGAAATTATGAAGCCAAACTTAGTACCAGCTCCAAACTCCACCGCATTTCCCGGCAGTTTTCCCAGGAAATAAGAGTAAACAGAATACTGCCTGATACTATTTACTTTACTTTTGGCGATAAAAAATCGAAAGAAGTACCTATAAACTTAAATAAAATTATAAGTTTTGAAAAACAATACCGGCTTAGAGACCGCATAATTTTTTCACCTGCCAGCATTAAAATAACCGGGCTTGATAAACTTGTTGATGGTGTTGAGTTTTTCGACACGGATTCGCTTATACTTTATCAATTGAACCAAACCCTTACAATACAGTTACCCTTAAAAATTCCTGAAGGTTATTCTTCACTTGAATTTTCTGCCAAATCGGTTAATGTTACAATTCCTGTTGAAAAATACACCGAAGCATCTGTGGAAATTCCAATAGAAATGGTTAATCTTCCCAATGATATGGCTATAAAAATTTTCCCTGAAAAAGTGAAGATCAGTTATGTTGTGGGTTTTGGTGATTTTGATAAGGTAAATTCCCAAATGTTCAGCGCACAGGTGGATTATTTAAAAAGAGATAATACAAACAGACTTGCAGTAGAAATAAGCAGGCATCCGGATTTTGTCCAGGTACTCAAAAAACAGCCCTTAAAGGTTGAATATCTTATTTTGAAAAAATGA
- a CDS encoding dephospho-CoA kinase, producing MIKLGITGGIGSGKTLVCSVFHHLGIPFYNADLEAKRLVNSNKEISDFIKKEFGKDLFTTQGLDRKKLAELIFNNPSALSALNAKVHPEVKKDFELWVQKQNQAPYVIKEAAILFESGAYKHVDKIITVVAPENIRIERAIKRDNVTESEVRKRMSFQSSDEFKVQKSDFVISNDGVSLLLPQIIRIHENMLSLP from the coding sequence ATGATAAAGCTTGGTATTACTGGCGGAATTGGTAGCGGAAAAACCCTGGTTTGTTCAGTTTTCCATCATTTGGGAATCCCTTTTTACAATGCCGATTTAGAAGCTAAACGTCTTGTGAATTCAAATAAAGAAATTTCGGATTTTATAAAAAAAGAATTCGGAAAGGATCTTTTTACAACCCAGGGTTTAGACAGAAAAAAACTTGCTGAATTAATTTTCAACAATCCCTCGGCACTTTCAGCACTCAATGCAAAGGTACATCCTGAAGTGAAAAAAGACTTTGAGCTTTGGGTGCAAAAACAAAATCAAGCCCCTTATGTAATTAAAGAAGCAGCAATATTATTTGAATCTGGCGCATACAAGCACGTGGATAAAATAATTACTGTAGTAGCCCCAGAAAACATAAGAATAGAAAGAGCAATAAAAAGGGATAATGTAACTGAAAGCGAAGTGAGAAAGAGAATGTCTTTCCAGAGTTCTGATGAATTTAAAGTGCAGAAATCCGATTTTGTTATTTCCAATGATGGTGTTTCTTTACTACTTCCCCAAATCATTCGCATTCATGAAAATATGCTGAGTTTGCCCTAA